One genomic segment of Catalinimonas alkaloidigena includes these proteins:
- a CDS encoding DUF2911 domain-containing protein has product MKKSIVLSFFAFALVALMCENVLAQKAMEPKPSPMAIAKMKKDDAYIKVVYSRPHLRNRKMIGEQEPYGKVWRLGANEATEITLTEDVKLGGEEVEAGTYSMFAIPEKDKWTIILNSELGLWGAYEYDESKDVVRFDVPVKKGSEKYEPFTIQFNEMGTKMMMMWDTLLVEIPVEV; this is encoded by the coding sequence ATGAAAAAAAGTATTGTATTATCATTTTTTGCTTTTGCGTTAGTAGCGCTAATGTGTGAAAATGTGTTGGCCCAAAAAGCCATGGAACCCAAGCCCAGCCCAATGGCAATAGCCAAAATGAAGAAAGATGATGCCTACATCAAAGTAGTGTATAGCCGTCCTCACCTGCGTAACAGGAAAATGATCGGTGAGCAGGAGCCTTATGGTAAGGTCTGGAGATTGGGGGCTAATGAAGCTACTGAAATTACCCTGACGGAAGATGTAAAGTTAGGAGGAGAGGAAGTGGAAGCTGGTACTTATTCTATGTTTGCTATTCCTGAAAAAGACAAATGGACTATCATTCTGAACAGTGAATTAGGGCTATGGGGAGCTTATGAGTACGATGAAAGTAAAGATGTGGTGAGGTTTGATGTGCCAGTGAAAAAAGGATCAGAAAAATACGAGCCATTTACTATCCAGTTCAATGAGATGGGCACCAAAATGATGATGATGTGGGATACCCTTCTGGTAGAAATTCCGGTTGAAGTATAA
- the murB gene encoding UDP-N-acetylmuramate dehydrogenase, which translates to MTIQENISLRPYNTFGIDAIARFFVEINSVDDLKELISKELYWEKEVFILGGGSNVLLTQNFNGLVVKMNIPGIEVVEENENFVWVRAGAGENWHMFVLHCIARGYGGVENLSLIPGTLGAAPMQNIGAYGVEIQDVFECLEAVNLSDGKVKQFSHEECQFGYRESVFKHSLKGKYIITHVTLRLSKQPEVNTTYGAIEETLKEMRAQKGYEARTPIEEVSEAVIRIRKSKLPDPLKIGNAGSFFKNPVIEASKFESLQQAYPHVPGYQLPDKKVKVPAGWLIEQCGWKGKKVGNTGVHSQQALVLINHGGAQGNEVRALAMEIKDSVWEKFDIEISPEVNII; encoded by the coding sequence ATGACAATACAGGAAAATATCTCGCTCAGACCCTATAATACCTTTGGAATAGATGCTATTGCGCGCTTTTTTGTTGAAATAAACAGCGTAGATGACTTAAAGGAACTTATCAGCAAGGAGCTTTACTGGGAGAAAGAAGTATTCATTCTTGGGGGAGGCAGCAATGTGCTGCTGACACAGAATTTTAACGGGCTGGTAGTCAAAATGAATATACCAGGCATAGAAGTAGTTGAAGAGAATGAAAACTTTGTATGGGTAAGGGCAGGAGCGGGTGAGAACTGGCATATGTTTGTATTGCATTGTATCGCTCGTGGTTATGGGGGAGTAGAAAACTTATCGCTTATACCCGGTACGCTAGGGGCTGCACCTATGCAAAATATTGGTGCCTATGGGGTGGAAATTCAGGATGTCTTTGAATGCCTGGAAGCAGTAAATTTGAGTGATGGAAAAGTAAAACAGTTTTCACATGAAGAATGTCAGTTTGGCTATCGGGAAAGTGTATTTAAACATAGCCTAAAAGGCAAATACATCATAACCCATGTTACCCTTCGCTTGAGTAAGCAGCCGGAAGTCAATACAACTTACGGAGCCATAGAAGAGACGCTGAAAGAGATGCGTGCCCAGAAAGGCTATGAAGCCCGCACCCCTATAGAAGAAGTGAGTGAGGCAGTAATTCGGATAAGGAAGAGTAAACTGCCGGATCCGCTCAAAATAGGAAATGCTGGTAGTTTCTTTAAAAATCCAGTAATAGAAGCCAGTAAGTTTGAAAGCTTACAGCAAGCTTATCCGCATGTGCCGGGATATCAACTGCCTGACAAAAAAGTGAAAGTCCCCGCCGGATGGTTGATTGAGCAGTGCGGTTGGAAAGGAAAAAAAGTAGGTAATACTGGCGTACATAGTCAGCAGGCTTTAGTATTGATAAATCATGGAGGGGCACAAGGTAATGAAGTAAGGGCGCTGGCGATGGAGATCAAGGACTCAGTCTGGGAAAAGTTTGACATTGAAATTTCTCCTGAAGTCAATATCATTTAA
- the cdaA gene encoding diadenylate cyclase CdaA, whose translation MIYLFSIGFLEISWVDIIDILLVSVLLYQVYKLMKGSVALSIFFGFLTLYLIYLAVKAAQMELLSAILGQFMSVGVLAVMILFQPEIRKFLLLVGKTTAFNRDNFFKNFWKKDDDEGKINITPIIDASKSLSGSNTGALIVFSKSSPLKFYAESGDEIDAVVSKRLLLAIFNKYSPLHDGAVIVHENRIKAARCILPVTERDNLPAEFGLRHRAAIGMTEITDTLVLVVSEETGQMSAVRNGEIAHNLPAKELRKKINEYLYEEKEEEEFVLDQAKAEEKAFVEKKEKGKEKDKDKTKEKDKEKSKQTADESMTTQD comes from the coding sequence TTGATTTATCTTTTTTCTATAGGGTTTCTTGAAATTAGCTGGGTAGATATCATTGATATTTTACTGGTAAGTGTACTCTTGTACCAGGTCTACAAGCTAATGAAAGGAAGTGTAGCCCTGAGTATTTTCTTTGGCTTTTTAACCTTATATTTAATTTATCTGGCGGTAAAAGCCGCCCAGATGGAATTGCTTTCTGCTATTTTAGGTCAGTTCATGAGCGTGGGTGTACTGGCGGTAATGATCCTTTTTCAGCCTGAAATCAGAAAATTTCTTCTACTGGTAGGTAAGACTACAGCATTCAACCGAGATAATTTTTTTAAGAATTTTTGGAAAAAAGATGATGACGAAGGAAAAATCAACATCACGCCCATTATAGATGCTTCTAAAAGTCTAAGCGGTTCCAATACCGGTGCGCTCATCGTATTCTCAAAGAGTTCTCCTTTAAAGTTTTACGCCGAATCTGGTGACGAAATAGATGCGGTAGTCTCTAAGCGATTGCTGCTTGCTATCTTCAATAAGTATAGCCCTTTGCACGATGGGGCTGTGATTGTACATGAAAATCGTATTAAAGCCGCCCGCTGCATTTTACCGGTAACAGAGCGTGATAACTTGCCTGCTGAATTCGGACTACGGCATAGAGCCGCTATCGGAATGACAGAGATTACCGATACATTGGTGCTGGTGGTATCCGAAGAAACCGGGCAGATGTCTGCGGTACGTAATGGAGAAATCGCTCATAACCTTCCCGCAAAAGAGCTAAGGAAAAAAATAAATGAATACCTCTACGAAGAGAAAGAAGAAGAAGAGTTTGTACTGGACCAGGCCAAAGCTGAGGAAAAAGCATTTGTAGAGAAGAAAGAGAAAGGTAAAGAAAAGGATAAAGATAAAACCAAAGAGAAGGATAAGGAAAAATCCAAACAAACTGCAGATGAGAGTATGACTACCCAGGACTAG